In the Ptychodera flava strain L36383 chromosome 23 unlocalized genomic scaffold, AS_Pfla_20210202 Scaffold_23__1_contigs__length_28996876_pilon, whole genome shotgun sequence genome, CTCTCTTATTCTGTCTCTacatctctgtctctctctccctGTCTGCTGTGTGTCCGTCtggccaaaataaaaatacaacataGTGTTTTGGTATCTTAGCATAAGTAATTGCTATAGGAGTTTTCAAATACTTTACTGTTAATGTTGAAGACTTGAGAAAAAGTTCAgtaattttcttattttctctTCAGTTTTATAGGTGATGGACAAAAGTCACCTATCTACTACCGTCAATTTTCTATGCATATTTCAACCGGTGGTGGCGCCATAGTGACAAGGCTTGTGTGAGCAACCCTAAAACGTGGCTACTTCGTACAGTGCGCCCTCTCTTTGCACAGCGCAATTTTTAAATAGACACAAATATTTGCGTGTTATTGTCGCTATATCAATCTGGCATaaagacaaataaaaataaacactatgaaaacaaattaaaattaaattcagaCACACCTGTTCTATCAGATTTTATATTAGAAATATAACATTAAAAGAGATTCGTGACTTGGACCTCGTTTGTTTTGCAGTTTGTAAATAACCATGAAAATTATAAATAGGTCTCACTTGACTCACGCCGCAGAGgtaaatatactataatttGCATTTGTTAAAAGAAGGACACGAATCATATAGGTCTATAAATAAGTCACACATTAAAAACAACGTCTGTTGCATTAAGTAACTTGAACTCAAAAATCGTTGAAATGACAGGACAAAGGAAGTATCTTGGTTTGttaattgtaaatgttttcacTCGGTTTTTAGGTTaacgaaaagaaaaaaagaactaTATGCATGCTGTAATTTAATTTGTGTCATTAAATATCAATTACTTCTTAATCATTGTACGCTAAACTAATATAAACCAACAAAATGTACTAATTGATTGCATGACGTAATTTCTGTGTTCTAAGCCAGTCTGACTTTTGCTCACGCACGTATATGGTTCATTGCACAttgtcaaaaataaatttgaattaaATTCAACACTGGTCAGACTGTTTTTTGTCATTCGTCATTCTCTTTCCTGGCTCCGATTGCTTCGTTATGAAATGTACATACCCATGTATCTGTACAGTGTCGCTTAGGAACTCCCATTTTCATGACCGGCCCTCTCACGCCGCTGGAGAATTCGAAGTTTTAAAGATTGCCAGCAACTGCTAGGTTCTAGTCTCGGCCACTCCTCAGAGCTTGAAGTTGAAAATCCCATACCGCGAACGATAAAAAATGTCCACCTGCTCGTTCTGTTCGCTGATACGGAAAATTGCCCGTCGGTACAATCAACATTGCTGCCATTGACGTAGGGGCGTGTCAATCTTCTGCTCTTATGCGCAAAAGATGGGCTTTCATCACTGTCACTTTGTCGATTTAAGTCTCAAGTTTaatgtttggcaacatttttcctttttaaacaaaagctTGTCGGTAAAGCAAGGTCTtcaacataaacatggtttaaaattaaaaaagcaTCAGTCAATAAGAATTATGAAGAATAACTTCAGCAGCATGCCATGCTAATCACCGTCTCAGCCATCAACTTTTGTCAGCTGTCCCTGACCAAGCCGTCGGGCGTGTCAATCCCCTGATCAACTCCGACAGTGCTTGCGTTAAAGATAGGGCTTGCATCACCAACACCTTGTCGATTTGTGTCTCAAATCAGTTGTTCAGCAACGATTTTTCCGATGTTAACAAAATTTTGTCGATACATCGAACTTTTGACTTGAAATGatatttacaattaaaaaacCATCGCTGGTTGCTCTGCCAATGTTATGAACATATCTTCAGCTTAATGCCATATACAGTACAAATCACTGTCTTAGCTCGGGTATTTAACCCCGTTTCGGAGTTGAAAATTTCTTGAGGACATCCGAAAAATATGGCTCTACCATGGGTTTCCTTCCTCGATGCTCAAGgacacatttatttttttcatattaaagATGATCAAACTTTTTAGTTAATGAAACTAATTTATTTCAACAGGAGAACGACAAACTAGAGGCTCTTGTATTTTAAGTCTGTGGATGCTTGAACAGAACACTAAAACATATGTATCGATTATAAAACAGTACTGCAGGGTTGATGAAGTGTTGTTGCTATGAAAACCTGAAACCGCGCCATCGTTTCACGGTAGGTGTTGTGGAATTTAAGTCAACGCAATTATATGTAACAACGGTTCCGAACATCACCAAGTTTATGGCTGTGAAATACACTATATAGATGTAAATGCTAGCTATACAAATAAGCCAGAAGGCTGTATTTGGTCAAATCTACAAACCAAATTAGAAATCCACGAGAGTATACAATGCACATTTGCTAAAACTTACAAACAATGATGGCAAAGACATTCCTGTTCTACTAGATTGAATCTCGAGAACGGAGTCACTCTACAAACGAGATGACCGCTTCGGCAAAGCATCGCGTTTGACGTCATCCATAATTCTGTCATGAACTCAGACTGGTAGTCAACGTACCCTGTCATAAGTATGTCTCAAGGGAAATCGTTTGCAGTAAAGAGTGGAGACAATGTAACGAATATTAAATTCAGCTCTGTCCGGATCCAGCGGAGGGAGTGCACAATGTGGCAATGATGTCAGATCAAACCTAAATGATTATTTCTGATTAGAATTTGATAATTGTTCATATCATAGCTTCTTGTTGTTTCGGAGATGGGTGATCTTGAATTTCAACTGATGTCTTCGGAAATGACTCGTCTTCGAAATTCTGAATAATACAACCTAGAAAAATACACGGAAATCTATGAATAGATATTCATATGTTCATTCctcgaactttcaatcattcCATTTATtcaaccatccatccatccatccatccatccatccatcatccatgCACCCATCCATCGATcgatctgtctatctatctaccaaTCTATCTCTCCGTCTAATCGTACTACCAACCTAGCTATATTTATTAATCTATCGATATATCTGTCGATCTTAGAGACTACATGTTATATCTCATTCTACATCTGTATCTGTCTGTGCATTTAGTTGTTCATGTCTCATTAAACAACTGTTTATGACTGAAACAATATCTTCAACGGTAGCATACTCTGTTTATTCAATGTATTGAACATCCTGTCAAAACACAGACTCTCGAGAACGAGAGTCGAAAGTCAACGCTACAAACGTTAAGGGAAACTGCTACTTCGTCACCTCTTTTCGTCAGTAATGTTAAAAAGTACGATCATGTCCAACCccttttgtaaaaattacactGGCTGCCTATTAGTTCTCGTATCCACAACAAAATTGTATCTACTTGCTTCAATTAAGTTATTGGTACAGGACCGCAATATCTCTCTGAACTTCTACATCAATACACTCCAAAAAGCAACTCCGCTCTTCCTCAGATTCTCGACTTCTCAGTATTCCAAGAGTTTCCACAAAGACTTTGGCGAGAGATCTTTCTTTCACATTGGCCCTGcattatggaacaaacttcctTCTGACCTTCGGCACTTCAACTCTACCCTTTCTTTCCGCCGTTCCCTCAAGACTTTTCTCTTAAACAGTAGTTTAACCTTTTTCGTTCGCCTGTCTCCAGTCCCGGTGATTCAACATTTCCTCCgacacattgttttttgtcattattgcgCCTAAAGCTCTGTTCAGAGATTAGGCgcattacaaatgtattttttgttattattactttatacattttttaaaaaaaaacccggaattttaaaataaacacattttGCTGAAAATCTTGTCTTTTAATGACAGAAAGTCGCAGtcaattttcagtaatttcttTACATTGAAATTAGCTACCAGAAAAGGTCGCTGATTTTTACCTGAAGAAAGATTTGGAAAACTGATTCGTTTACCTTTTGATTGGCCTTTGAATTTTTGGTTCCATGTTAAAAAATTATGACCACTGATGGTTGGTTTTTGATTAACAGATATATCAATGTAGTTTAAAAAGACAATAAATATACCACTGGAAAATAACTTTGATTTTACGGTCACCCTGCCCAAGAAATGCTTTGTACTTACACGGTTGAGTTCGGGTCAGTCTAGTAGTCCATTCGAGTCTGTGTTGCCAGGACTACACAGATCAGCACTGACCAATTAGGTACACTGCACCAGCACTGCTTTCACCTTCGggaaaaaatgtgcattttaatcattCCATATTAGTGTATTTGCATTGTCACTGTAGAGTATTTCTAAATGGCTCAAAAAGTATGGTTATCGAAATACCATCAGTAGAAAGCGTCTTATGCATTTAAACATAAAACACTCACTTTCTTTACTTGTGCCACCTGCATCTGTTGTACCTGTTGGCCCGGTTGGATTATCTGGTGCTGCTGTATTGGGAGGATCTGctcagaaaaaaaagaagaagatcAAGTTTTTCGAGCGATTTCAGATGCTTAAGTATCACTTGATAATCTTTGGTAGAAAAAACGACACTGACAAAAAATCAATCGCAAGTCAGTACGCAATTATTTGTGTTGAAAGCCAAATGTTGTACCGTGTCACCATAAAAGTTTACACACTGTCCGAGAAAGCGCGCATATTTCTAAAATTGCGAATGCAGAAAATCGTGTCATAgacatttgttcactgtgtgcGTTAGCTTTAATCTGAAAACATTGCATAAAGCCTTGAAATTTGTAAGGAAGTATCTGATATGATGTGCGTAGTTTGATACTGAAATTACATTCAGTTCGGAATTAAGGTGATAATAACGGCAAACTCATCAAATAATTAATAGATTGTTAAGAGAATGGAGAGAGAGATGTTGACATAAAGTCTACCAAATATTGAGTAGACGCAGCAATATCTGTAAATAAAGAGACATTTTGAGATGTTGTGGTTGTTAGGGTGTACAAAGAACAGGCTGCTGAACAAAGCGATACTGTGAATGGCTAATTGAATAAGTTACTGTAAGTTTTCTGTGATCATTAGCTTTTACACGGAATGAGAATTGTAGGCGTAAAACCGATAAGGAAATCTGAGCTTCCTGCAACACTCTGTATAGGTTGAGAGCTTGTTCTATGAGCAGCCGATTACATTAGGCGAACACATCATGCAGGGATGTATTCATTCTCAATGAGATAACGGTGGTATGATAATTCGGTTAAAGACACAAAGAAAGACAAGCCCTCGGTTTCGAACGTTTCGTATTCTCCTGTGCGTGAGAAGCAATCAATAGCAAATATACACGTAGCGCACTGTCTCTcaaatacaattttcactgtAAAGACTGGACAAGGCACTACATGTTAATCTCACGAAGAACTTTGAAATGCCTCTAGAAGAATGTATTCTTATTTTCAATGTCAACAGCTGAAAGTCAAAATTGTATACCCGACGTAACGTGGTAATATTAAATTTATGATCGACTGGCATTGTACGAGCCAGAGGAACAGTCCTCTATTTCGTCGATCTCGATTCCGTGCTGGAGACGGGCTTGTACAATTTTGATAGAGAGTTAAGTAGGCGTCGTTATCGTTTGGGATGATTCGGAATTGTAATATTTCCAGGAGTCTCTTTAAaatattgaggaaagtttattCTTTAACCTGAAGCTAACACTTTCCTCGTCGTCATGAGAACGAAAACGGAATCTTAAAAACCAGGACTTGTTTCGCTGGATACTGGACAGTGGATTGTAATGACACCACCAGCTAGGCCTTATTCGGTAAGACTTGTAATTTCAGATTAAAAGAAGGTGAGCAACTCAAAGTCGAGAACACatttaaattttctgaaaaacagAAAGAGTTTGAGTTCCTCAGAATAATCCAATGTCGAGCTAACAAGCATATACTTACATCGTGAAGTCAAAGTCAATTTTAGTGACTGCAAAGTTGGTGAAAATCAGTTTGATACTCAAATTTGCTCACGATTGGAAGAGACACGGTGGCATTATGTTTCTCATGAAAAtgggaaatgatgaaaataacataACTGTAGCTATACCTGGGCATACTCTGGTTCCTGCTTCGGTGCCAACAGTTGTGCCGAAGATTAAACATTCAAAGTCGTCCGAATCGTCTGTATCACCCGTTGCTGTGATTTCTACACAGACATGGGAGTACACCTGGCAGTTCTCAACGTCTATCAAAATGCCTGTGATTTCTTCAGTATCAATCGACCGGTACTACCAGTTGCTACGGCTACGGGTGTCTCCAAAGTATGGACGACGGGGTCTGATTTCACAATTTGGGCGTCTCTTAAGTCTGCGTTGTTCGTAAAGTACACATTGATAGCTGTGACTTCACCGTTGGTTCCATCGTCGGCAGTTTCTGCAAGTTGAAGTGTCACGGTAATAGCCTGGCCTGTTCCTCCGGCTGTATACGTTACAGAGGCAGCATTTGTAATCGACAATTCTGTGACTTCAACCTCTGTAAAATAAATAGAGAATCAGAAGAAACAGAGTGATActttgtttgattgctttggtTGCAAATGTGATATTTATAACAAAGTAAATGTCCTGCAGTTCTTTTATCGAATTAAGAATTCGACGAGATCTGACAAATGAATCGTCACTTCCAGAATAAATGTTCCTGTATCGAATTCCGAAACACTTGATTGTTCTTTCAATTGTGAAAGCCGTAATGAAACGTCAACACATAGTGGCCTTACCTTGTGCTTTAGAGACAAACACGAAACAGAGCATCAAGAGGGAACATCGAACAAGTACACTGTTAAGGAAATCAAAAAATATGAACTTTACACTTCATTTTAGCCCACAAAAACCTTATTTATTCATGACCAGTGTATTTGTTATCTTCAACAATTTACAGCGGCCATGATACGAGATATGATATCGACTGTTTTTGGTTTGGCTTCATCTTCTGGTTGTTTCAAGCTAActgcaatttattttcaaatactgAAACAATGGCTGATTACTTGGGAAATGCGCTGTCACTTTAAAGGAGCGATTATCATTTTGACCCGATGATTAAGAAAATCGGTGTAACAACTGTTGTGGAGTTAACTGAGAGAACTTTTTAGAGATCGTGCTCTGAAGGGACATTT is a window encoding:
- the LOC139123748 gene encoding uncharacterized protein, whose translation is MGVSVLVRCSLLMLCFVFVSKAQEVEVTELSITNAASVTYTAGGTGQAITVTLQLAETADDGTNGEVTAINVYFTNNADLRDAQIVKSDPVVHTLETPVAVATGSTGRLILKKSQAF